Proteins encoded within one genomic window of Mycolicibacterium aubagnense:
- the glf gene encoding UDP-galactopyranose mutase: MTSADSRGAATQSSGPYDLIVVGSGFFGLTIAERAATQLDKRVLVVERRHHLGGNAYSEAEPETGIEVHKYGAHLFHNSNQRVWDYVRQFTDFTGYQHRVFAMYDGQAYQFPMGLGLVSQFFGRYFSPDEARALIAEQSAEINTDDAENLEEKAISLIGRPLYEAFVKGYTAKQWQTDPKDLPASIISRLPVRYNFDNRYFNDTYEGLPVDGYTAWLENMAADERIDVVLNTDWFDVRQELRVASPDALVLYTGPLDRYFDYSEGRLGWRTLDFEMEVLPVGDFQGTPVMNYNDPDVPFTRIHEFRHFHPERDYPTDKTVIMREYSRFAGDDDEPYYPINTDSDRAILAAYRARAKAETEENRVLFGGRLGTYQYLDMHMAIASALNMYDNVLMPHLRDGAALGDAVTESS; encoded by the coding sequence ATGACCTCCGCTGATTCCCGGGGCGCTGCGACCCAGTCCTCCGGCCCATATGACCTCATCGTCGTCGGCTCCGGATTCTTCGGGCTGACGATTGCCGAGCGCGCGGCAACTCAACTCGACAAGCGGGTGCTGGTAGTCGAGCGCCGGCACCATCTCGGCGGTAACGCCTACTCGGAAGCCGAGCCGGAAACCGGCATCGAGGTGCACAAGTACGGTGCCCACCTGTTCCACAACTCCAATCAGCGGGTGTGGGACTACGTGCGGCAGTTCACCGACTTCACCGGCTACCAGCACCGCGTGTTTGCCATGTACGACGGCCAGGCCTACCAGTTCCCGATGGGGCTGGGCCTGGTGTCGCAGTTCTTCGGGCGCTACTTCAGCCCGGACGAGGCGCGCGCCCTGATCGCCGAGCAGTCCGCCGAGATCAACACCGACGATGCGGAGAACCTCGAAGAGAAGGCCATCTCGCTGATCGGCCGACCGCTCTACGAGGCCTTCGTCAAGGGCTACACCGCCAAGCAGTGGCAGACCGACCCCAAGGACCTGCCCGCGTCGATCATCAGCCGCCTGCCGGTGCGCTACAACTTCGACAACCGCTACTTCAACGACACCTACGAGGGTCTGCCGGTCGACGGATACACCGCCTGGCTGGAGAACATGGCCGCCGACGAGCGCATCGACGTGGTGTTGAACACGGACTGGTTCGACGTCCGCCAAGAACTCCGTGTTGCGTCCCCCGACGCTCTGGTGCTGTACACGGGCCCGCTCGACCGCTACTTCGACTACTCCGAGGGCCGGCTGGGCTGGCGCACCCTGGATTTCGAGATGGAAGTGCTGCCCGTCGGGGATTTTCAAGGCACCCCGGTCATGAACTACAACGACCCCGACGTGCCGTTCACCCGGATTCACGAGTTCCGGCACTTCCACCCGGAACGGGACTACCCGACCGACAAGACCGTCATCATGCGGGAGTACTCGCGTTTCGCGGGTGACGACGACGAGCCGTACTACCCGATCAACACCGATTCGGACCGCGCGATCCTGGCCGCCTACCGGGCCCGCGCCAAGGCCGAGACCGAGGAGAACCGGGTGCTGTTCGGGGGCCGTCTGGGCACCTACCAGTACCTCGACATGCACATGGCCATCGCCAGTGCGCTGAACATGTACGACAACGTCCTGATGCCGCATCTGCGTGACGGCGCAGCGCTCGGCGATGCCGTCACAGAAAGTAGCTGA
- a CDS encoding N-acetylmuramoyl-L-alanine amidase, with protein MPPRRPAPSILLSALAATVVMVPLAVSGIPNFPGLTDDKPSAPELHTQPLAGVGGGQTVREIHQDTPFSLVALTASDFTGTSARVRAQKADGSWGPWYVVEAPDGVGEAHATTRGTEPVFVGRTTTVQIAVTRPAEAAATPPAADRPQGPGLGYRPVDVEKPLGPSMKAVLISPPEAPADVQFQPTAVSAPNQPPNIISRAQWGANESVRCGQPVYDRGVRAAIVHHTAGSNDYAPEDSAGIVRSIYEYHTRELGWCDIAYNALVDKYGQVFEGRFGGMTKPVEGSHTGGFNVDTWGVAMLGDFDAVPPTPLQLKMTGRLIGWRLSLDHVNPLGSVVLTSGGGTFTHFPAGATPTLPTIFTHRDVGNTDCPGNAAYAAMGELRDIAASFTAPPGALSAMDMLRGGAIFDKWQAMGGASGPLGVATSPEAAADGHTRYATFDHGAMYWSPATGAQPLTGALYDAWGALGFERGALGLPTSGEIPEPQWIVQNFQHGTLNFDRENGTVTRVIDGVPQELPPPPKQEPVQLERFSRIEMQG; from the coding sequence GTGCCGCCCCGTCGCCCTGCACCGTCAATACTGCTGTCCGCCCTGGCGGCGACCGTAGTAATGGTGCCGTTGGCCGTCAGCGGCATCCCGAACTTCCCCGGCCTGACGGACGACAAACCGTCAGCGCCCGAGCTCCACACACAGCCGCTGGCCGGTGTCGGCGGCGGACAGACCGTCCGGGAAATCCACCAGGACACCCCGTTCTCTCTGGTCGCGCTCACCGCCTCGGACTTCACCGGTACCTCGGCCCGGGTCCGGGCACAGAAGGCCGACGGGTCCTGGGGCCCCTGGTATGTGGTGGAAGCTCCCGACGGCGTCGGCGAAGCGCACGCCACCACCCGCGGCACCGAGCCCGTGTTCGTCGGCCGCACCACGACCGTCCAGATCGCGGTGACCCGGCCCGCCGAGGCAGCTGCCACGCCACCCGCCGCCGACCGGCCACAGGGCCCCGGCCTGGGGTACCGACCCGTCGACGTCGAAAAGCCCTTGGGCCCGAGTATGAAAGCGGTGCTCATCAGCCCGCCGGAAGCGCCGGCCGACGTCCAGTTCCAGCCGACCGCGGTGTCGGCGCCGAACCAGCCGCCGAACATCATCAGCCGTGCCCAGTGGGGCGCCAATGAAAGCGTCCGCTGCGGACAACCGGTCTATGACCGGGGTGTGCGCGCGGCGATCGTCCACCACACGGCCGGCAGCAACGACTACGCACCCGAAGATTCCGCGGGCATCGTGCGCTCGATCTACGAGTACCACACTCGCGAATTGGGTTGGTGCGACATCGCTTACAACGCGCTGGTCGACAAATACGGCCAGGTTTTCGAGGGCCGGTTCGGCGGTATGACGAAGCCGGTCGAGGGGTCGCACACCGGTGGATTCAATGTCGATACCTGGGGCGTGGCCATGCTCGGCGACTTCGACGCCGTGCCACCCACCCCGTTGCAGCTGAAGATGACCGGCAGGCTCATCGGCTGGCGGCTGAGCCTGGACCACGTCAATCCCCTGGGCAGCGTGGTGCTGACCTCCGGCGGCGGCACCTTCACCCATTTCCCCGCCGGCGCGACGCCCACGCTGCCGACGATCTTCACCCACCGCGACGTCGGCAACACCGACTGCCCCGGTAACGCCGCGTACGCCGCGATGGGCGAACTACGCGACATCGCAGCATCTTTCACCGCCCCGCCGGGCGCGCTGAGCGCGATGGACATGCTGCGCGGCGGTGCGATCTTCGACAAGTGGCAGGCCATGGGCGGAGCTTCCGGCCCACTCGGCGTGGCGACCTCACCGGAGGCTGCGGCCGACGGCCACACCCGGTACGCGACCTTCGACCACGGCGCCATGTACTGGTCACCGGCCACCGGCGCCCAGCCACTGACCGGAGCCCTGTATGACGCCTGGGGCGCACTGGGTTTCGAGCGCGGCGCCCTCGGACTGCCGACCAGCGGCGAGATCCCGGAACCGCAGTGGATCGTGCAGAACTTCCAGCACGGCACCCTCAACTTCGACCGCGAGAACGGGACCGTTACCCGCGTCATCGACGGTGTGCCACAAGAACTTCCGCCGCCGCCGAAGCAGGAGCCGGTGCAACTCGAGCGGTTCAGCCGCATCGAGATGCAGGGCTAG
- a CDS encoding HAD family hydrolase: protein MLPALIATDVDGTLLDSHERVTPRTRAAVQAAVANGAKFVLATGRPPRWIPPVVEGLGLAPLAVCANGAVLYDSATDRIISAHTLSPDALGELAEIATRVIPGVGLAVERVGRTAFDESMPQFASSPGYEHAWHNPDNTEVSVEDMLSVPAVKLLIRKAGAHSADLAAALAPHVGITGDLTYSTNNGLIEVVPLGISKATGVAEIIHPLGLGAEDVVTFGDMPNDIPMLTWAGLGVAMGNAHPEAVAAADEVTTTNSDDGVARVLERWWL, encoded by the coding sequence ATGCTGCCGGCGCTGATCGCCACCGACGTCGACGGCACGCTGCTCGACAGCCATGAGCGGGTGACGCCGCGAACACGCGCCGCCGTGCAAGCCGCGGTCGCGAACGGCGCCAAGTTCGTGCTCGCTACCGGCCGGCCGCCCCGCTGGATTCCGCCGGTGGTGGAGGGGCTGGGGCTGGCGCCGCTGGCGGTGTGCGCCAACGGCGCGGTGCTCTACGACTCCGCCACGGACCGGATCATCTCGGCTCACACCTTGAGCCCGGATGCGTTGGGCGAGTTGGCCGAAATCGCCACACGGGTGATCCCGGGTGTCGGACTGGCAGTCGAGCGGGTGGGCCGCACCGCGTTCGACGAGTCCATGCCCCAGTTCGCGAGCTCACCCGGCTACGAGCACGCCTGGCACAACCCGGACAACACCGAGGTGTCGGTCGAGGACATGCTCAGCGTGCCGGCGGTGAAGCTGTTGATCCGCAAGGCCGGCGCGCACAGCGCCGATCTGGCCGCGGCACTGGCTCCGCATGTCGGCATCACGGGCGACCTGACCTATTCGACCAACAACGGGCTGATCGAAGTGGTGCCGTTGGGTATCAGCAAGGCCACCGGCGTGGCCGAGATCATCCACCCGCTGGGGCTGGGCGCCGAGGACGTGGTGACGTTCGGCGACATGCCCAACGACATCCCGATGCTGACCTGGGCCGGCTTGGGCGTCGCGATGGGCAACGCGCACCCGGAGGCCGTGGCGGCCGCCGACGAGGTCACCACGACCAACAGCGACGACGGTGTGGCGCGGGTGCTCGAGCGCTGGTGGCTGTAG
- a CDS encoding lysophospholipid acyltransferase family protein yields the protein MEPVFRGIEIAAKAVVVATGTRITYQGLEHIPDTGGAVIAINHTAYVDFLPAGLAATHRRRRVRFMLKAEVQQVPMGNFLVKQAGLIPVDRSSGGDAYPIAVERLRAGELVGVYPEATISRSFELKEFKTGVARMALDAQVPIIPVIVWGVHRVWTKDHPKRLGRKKIPVIVRVGAPITSAAGPVAEVMAMLQQTMTDQLHAVQEEYPHPAGEYWVPRRLGGGAPTPEEAEVLEKAERARREAGGH from the coding sequence ATGGAGCCAGTCTTCCGCGGCATCGAGATTGCCGCCAAGGCGGTGGTCGTCGCTACCGGAACCCGGATCACTTATCAAGGGCTGGAACACATTCCGGATACCGGTGGCGCGGTGATCGCCATCAACCACACCGCTTACGTCGACTTCCTGCCGGCCGGGCTGGCCGCCACCCATCGGCGGCGTCGGGTCCGCTTCATGCTCAAGGCCGAGGTGCAGCAGGTGCCGATGGGCAATTTCCTGGTCAAACAGGCGGGGCTCATCCCGGTCGACCGCAGTTCCGGCGGCGACGCGTATCCGATCGCGGTGGAGCGGCTGCGCGCGGGCGAACTGGTCGGGGTATATCCGGAAGCCACGATCAGCCGCAGTTTCGAGCTCAAGGAGTTCAAGACCGGCGTGGCGCGGATGGCGCTCGACGCGCAGGTGCCGATCATCCCGGTGATCGTGTGGGGCGTGCACCGGGTGTGGACCAAGGATCACCCGAAGCGCCTGGGGCGTAAGAAAATTCCGGTCATTGTTCGGGTGGGAGCGCCGATCACCTCGGCGGCCGGCCCGGTCGCCGAGGTGATGGCGATGTTGCAGCAGACCATGACCGATCAACTGCATGCCGTGCAGGAGGAATACCCGCACCCGGCAGGTGAGTACTGGGTACCGCGCCGGCTGGGCGGAGGTGCCCCGACGCCCGAGGAGGCAGAAGTGCTGGAGAAGGCCGAACGTGCCCGCCGGGAAGCCGGGGGCCACTGA
- a CDS encoding lysophospholipid acyltransferase family protein: MEPVYGTAIKLARTVWRVQGLKFTVTGVENLPVSGGAVVAINHTSYFDFTFAGLPAVLQKRGRKVRFMAKKEVFDNKYGGWLMRKMRHIPVDRGSGADSYAEAVKQLKLGELVGVYPEATISRSFEIKAFKSGAARMAIEADVPIVPHIIWGAQRIWTKGHPRNMRRPKVPIYIHVGEPIYPTLPAAELTALLHARMQHLLSEVQDAYGEHPAGEFWVPHRLGGGAPTLAEADQMDLDEAREKAARRAARQAEGAPE, from the coding sequence GTGGAACCGGTATATGGCACGGCAATCAAGCTGGCGCGCACGGTGTGGCGCGTGCAGGGCTTGAAGTTCACCGTCACGGGCGTAGAGAACCTGCCGGTCAGCGGCGGTGCGGTGGTCGCCATCAACCACACCAGCTACTTCGACTTCACCTTCGCCGGGTTGCCCGCTGTCCTGCAGAAGCGGGGCCGCAAGGTGCGGTTCATGGCGAAGAAGGAAGTCTTCGACAACAAGTACGGCGGCTGGCTGATGCGCAAGATGCGCCACATCCCCGTCGACCGCGGCAGCGGCGCCGACTCGTATGCAGAGGCGGTCAAGCAACTCAAACTGGGAGAGCTCGTCGGCGTCTACCCCGAGGCCACGATCAGCCGCAGCTTCGAGATCAAGGCGTTCAAGTCGGGCGCGGCCCGCATGGCCATCGAGGCCGACGTGCCGATCGTCCCGCACATCATCTGGGGTGCTCAGCGGATCTGGACCAAGGGTCATCCGCGCAACATGCGCCGCCCCAAGGTGCCCATCTACATCCACGTCGGCGAGCCCATCTACCCGACGCTGCCGGCGGCCGAATTGACCGCGCTGCTGCACGCCCGCATGCAGCACCTGCTGTCGGAGGTCCAGGACGCCTACGGGGAGCACCCGGCCGGCGAGTTCTGGGTGCCGCACCGGTTGGGCGGCGGTGCGCCGACGCTGGCCGAGGCCGACCAGATGGATCTCGACGAAGCTCGCGAGAAGGCGGCCCGGCGGGCGGCGCGGCAGGCGGAAGGGGCGCCTGAGTAG
- a CDS encoding phosphotransferase, with protein sequence MTFPTGPVPVPDVVDALAAGRPVAPVWVNELGGVTFAIGTGDEYVKTYPADHAPLLTDEAVRLRWAGQYIAVPPVLGEGAGWLHTAGLPGYSAVDPRWADDPETAAHAIGAGLRAMHDALPVEDCRFGRPSWVPADPAGPDPDRLVVCHGDACAPNTLMSADGAFIGHVDVGDLGVADRWADLAIATMSLDWSYPGNYEAALLDAYGVARDEARIDYYRALWDAG encoded by the coding sequence GTGACCTTCCCAACCGGCCCGGTACCTGTTCCCGACGTCGTCGACGCACTCGCCGCCGGCCGTCCTGTGGCCCCGGTCTGGGTGAACGAACTCGGCGGCGTGACGTTCGCCATCGGCACCGGCGACGAGTATGTGAAGACCTACCCGGCCGATCACGCACCACTGCTGACCGACGAGGCGGTCCGGCTGCGCTGGGCCGGGCAGTACATCGCTGTCCCGCCCGTGCTGGGCGAGGGCGCGGGCTGGCTGCACACCGCGGGGTTGCCCGGGTATTCCGCCGTCGACCCTCGGTGGGCCGACGATCCCGAGACCGCGGCCCACGCGATCGGGGCCGGCCTGCGTGCCATGCACGACGCGCTGCCCGTCGAGGACTGCCGGTTCGGGCGCCCGTCGTGGGTCCCCGCCGACCCGGCCGGGCCGGACCCGGACCGGCTCGTCGTCTGCCACGGTGACGCCTGCGCACCCAACACCCTGATGAGCGCCGACGGCGCGTTCATCGGACACGTCGACGTCGGGGACCTCGGGGTAGCCGACCGGTGGGCGGACCTGGCCATCGCCACCATGTCCCTCGACTGGAGCTACCCCGGCAACTACGAGGCCGCCCTGCTGGACGCCTACGGGGTGGCACGGGACGAAGCCCGCATCGACTACTACCGCGCGCTCTGGGACGCCGGCTGA
- a CDS encoding Rieske 2Fe-2S domain-containing protein: protein MQVTSVGHAGFRIDTAAGSILCDPWVNPAYFASWFPFPDNSQLDWDALGNCDYLYVSHLHKDHFDPEHLRAHVNKDATVLLPDYPVPDLRRELEALGFHSFFETTDSVKHRVSGPKGDLDVMIIALRAPADGPIGDSGLVVSDGETVAFNMNDARPIDLDVLDSAFGNVDVHMLQYSGAIWYPMVYDMPARAKEAFGTQKRQRGMDRCRQYIAQVGATWVVPSAGPPCFLDPELRWLNDDHDDPANIFPDQVVFLDQLRRHGHDRGLLMIPGTVAAFTGSTLDSLVHPIPDAEAEAIFTTGKAEYIEAYAQRMAPVLAAEKASWAPASGDSLLEPLRAKFEPIMVQSDQICDGIGYPVELRIGAETVVLDFPKRAVREAIPDEKFRYGFGIAPELVRTVLRDDEPDWVNTIFLSTRFEAWRVGGYNEYLYTFFKCLTDERIAYADGWFAEAHDTSASIELGGYEIQRRCPHLKADLSKFGIVEGNTLTCNLHGWQWNLDNGRCLTSKGHELRSAKR from the coding sequence GTGCAGGTCACAAGCGTTGGACACGCCGGATTCCGGATCGATACGGCCGCGGGCAGCATTCTGTGCGACCCGTGGGTGAACCCTGCCTACTTCGCATCGTGGTTCCCGTTCCCGGACAACAGCCAGCTGGACTGGGACGCCCTCGGCAACTGCGACTACCTGTACGTCAGCCACCTACACAAGGACCACTTCGATCCGGAGCACCTGCGCGCCCACGTCAACAAGGACGCGACGGTGCTGCTGCCGGACTACCCGGTGCCGGACCTGCGCCGCGAACTCGAAGCCCTGGGCTTCCATTCGTTCTTCGAGACCACCGATTCGGTGAAGCACCGCGTGAGCGGCCCGAAGGGCGATCTGGACGTGATGATCATCGCCCTGCGCGCCCCGGCCGACGGCCCGATCGGCGACTCGGGCCTGGTGGTGTCCGACGGCGAGACGGTCGCGTTCAACATGAACGATGCCCGCCCCATAGATTTGGATGTCCTGGACTCGGCCTTCGGCAACGTCGACGTGCACATGCTGCAGTACTCGGGCGCCATCTGGTACCCGATGGTCTACGACATGCCGGCCCGCGCCAAGGAAGCGTTCGGCACCCAGAAGCGGCAGCGCGGGATGGACCGGTGCCGCCAGTACATCGCGCAGGTCGGGGCCACCTGGGTGGTGCCCTCGGCCGGCCCGCCCTGCTTCCTGGACCCCGAATTACGTTGGCTCAACGACGATCACGACGACCCGGCGAACATCTTCCCGGACCAGGTGGTGTTCCTGGATCAGCTGCGCCGGCACGGCCACGACCGCGGGCTGCTGATGATCCCCGGCACGGTGGCCGCGTTCACCGGCTCCACGCTGGACTCACTGGTGCACCCGATTCCCGACGCCGAAGCCGAAGCCATCTTCACCACCGGCAAGGCCGAGTACATCGAGGCCTACGCGCAGCGCATGGCGCCCGTACTCGCCGCCGAAAAGGCCTCGTGGGCACCGGCTTCCGGTGACTCCCTACTGGAGCCGCTGCGGGCAAAGTTCGAGCCCATCATGGTGCAGAGCGACCAGATCTGCGACGGCATCGGCTACCCTGTCGAGCTCCGGATCGGCGCCGAAACCGTGGTGCTGGACTTTCCGAAAAGGGCGGTGCGGGAAGCGATTCCGGACGAGAAGTTCCGGTACGGCTTCGGCATCGCGCCCGAACTGGTGCGCACCGTGCTGCGCGACGACGAGCCGGACTGGGTGAACACCATCTTCCTGTCCACGCGCTTCGAGGCGTGGCGGGTCGGCGGCTACAACGAGTACCTGTACACGTTCTTCAAGTGCCTCACCGACGAGCGCATCGCTTACGCCGACGGCTGGTTCGCCGAGGCACACGACACCTCGGCGTCGATCGAGCTGGGCGGCTACGAGATTCAGCGCCGGTGCCCGCACCTGAAGGCCGACCTGTCGAAGTTCGGGATCGTCGAGGGCAACACCCTGACCTGCAATCTGCACGGCTGGCAGTGGAACCTGGACAACGGCCGCTGCCTGACGTCCAAGGGCCACGAATTGCGGAGCGCCAAGCGGTGA
- a CDS encoding CocE/NonD family hydrolase, translated as MSSNQIYDRPWKRAGAVRYAAARIRGIVRPPVQVSRPPELLIEHNVAVRVRDGVTLRVNVYRPPGDGPFPVILSAHPYGKDKLPTRVWGRWRFSSQYRILRQPHAVRFSALTSWEAPDPAWWVARGYAVVNADLRGAGTSGGIGALFSDQEGRDVYDIIEWAGAQPWSDGNVGMLGVSYLAMSQYKAAALHPPSLKAICPWEGLTDAYRDLFTPGGIVENGFSRIWQTAVRRGMRCAEDLGTQRKAHPLRDQWWQSMVPDLAKIEVPMLVCASFSDNNLHSRGSFRAFENVSSTDKFMYTHRGGKWATFYSDDAPQAQLGFFDRYLKHREVPKPPVVRLEVRERGDVIAQVRTEQEWPLPQTEWRSLYLADGGVLTTAPVAVDGSVTFHTRRRAAAFTVGVRGDLELTGPMSLDLWVSVDGADDVGLFVGVEKWVGNQWIPFEGSYGFGRDRIATGWQRASLRELDPVHGTPVAPIHTFLRPQPLEPGQIVPVRVALGPSATIFRAGEQLRLIVAGRPLAPRNPLFGGFPGWYVSGRPALCTLHWGADRPALLRVPAIPGAGLTAGLGDAPEPSR; from the coding sequence ATGAGCTCGAATCAGATCTATGACCGTCCGTGGAAGCGTGCCGGCGCGGTGCGCTACGCCGCCGCGCGCATTCGCGGCATCGTCCGGCCGCCCGTGCAGGTGTCGCGGCCGCCCGAGTTGCTGATCGAGCACAACGTCGCGGTCCGGGTCCGCGATGGCGTCACGCTGCGGGTCAACGTGTACCGCCCACCGGGCGACGGACCGTTTCCGGTGATCCTGTCCGCGCACCCGTACGGCAAGGACAAGTTGCCCACACGCGTGTGGGGCCGGTGGCGCTTCAGTTCGCAATACCGCATCCTGCGCCAGCCACACGCGGTGCGGTTTTCGGCACTGACTTCTTGGGAAGCGCCGGATCCGGCGTGGTGGGTAGCGCGGGGCTATGCCGTGGTCAACGCCGATCTGCGGGGGGCGGGTACCTCGGGCGGCATCGGTGCATTGTTCTCCGACCAAGAGGGTCGCGATGTGTACGACATCATCGAATGGGCCGGGGCGCAGCCATGGTCTGACGGCAACGTCGGAATGCTGGGAGTGTCTTATCTTGCGATGTCGCAATACAAGGCGGCCGCACTGCACCCGCCAAGCCTCAAGGCGATCTGTCCTTGGGAAGGGCTGACCGACGCCTATCGGGACCTGTTCACCCCCGGAGGGATTGTCGAGAACGGCTTCTCCCGAATTTGGCAGACGGCGGTGCGACGCGGCATGCGGTGCGCCGAGGACCTCGGCACGCAGCGCAAGGCCCACCCGCTACGGGATCAGTGGTGGCAATCGATGGTGCCCGACTTGGCCAAGATCGAGGTGCCAATGCTCGTCTGCGCCAGCTTCTCCGACAACAACCTGCACAGCCGCGGGTCTTTCCGTGCGTTCGAAAACGTCAGTTCCACAGACAAATTCATGTACACCCACCGCGGTGGAAAGTGGGCGACGTTCTACAGCGACGATGCACCGCAGGCGCAGCTGGGCTTCTTCGATCGATACCTCAAACACCGCGAGGTGCCCAAGCCTCCGGTGGTCCGGCTCGAAGTCCGGGAACGTGGCGACGTCATCGCCCAGGTTCGCACCGAGCAGGAGTGGCCGTTGCCGCAGACCGAGTGGCGCAGCCTGTACCTGGCCGACGGTGGCGTACTCACCACCGCGCCGGTGGCGGTCGACGGATCGGTCACCTTCCACACCCGACGCCGTGCCGCTGCGTTCACCGTCGGTGTCCGTGGCGATCTCGAACTGACCGGACCGATGAGCCTGGACCTATGGGTGTCGGTGGATGGCGCCGACGACGTCGGACTGTTCGTCGGTGTCGAGAAATGGGTTGGCAATCAATGGATTCCGTTCGAAGGTTCATACGGTTTCGGTCGCGACCGCATCGCCACCGGCTGGCAGCGGGCGTCCCTGCGAGAACTTGATCCAGTGCACGGCACACCGGTTGCGCCTATACATACATTTCTCCGACCCCAACCGCTTGAGCCGGGCCAGATCGTCCCGGTCCGGGTAGCGCTGGGCCCCTCAGCCACCATTTTTCGTGCCGGGGAGCAACTCCGTCTCATCGTCGCGGGTCGGCCGTTGGCACCACGCAACCCGCTCTTCGGCGGCTTTCCGGGGTGGTATGTCAGCGGCAGGCCGGCACTATGCACCCTGCATTGGGGTGCCGACCGACCCGCACTATTGCGGGTACCCGCTATCCCCGGGGCAGGTCTGACGGCGGGGCTCGGTGATGCGCCCGAACCTTCGCGCTAG
- a CDS encoding TetR/AcrR family transcriptional regulator, with amino-acid sequence MSDKRTRNVTRRREAGAASRAQTRRLLVVAAGEEFARVGYVAATVSRIAENAGVTVQTLYLAWGSKHALLRAYLESTLAPDASPSGEHFAAQLHPDTPAGVVTQIAALFCGVAQRCAVAWQAYRDGAAVDAAIAEDWRQIQALRRNTLSTLLATIPDGALRVSREDAIDTVWAVASPAMYAVLISDAGYTIERFQTWIATTLQAAILHP; translated from the coding sequence GTGAGCGACAAGCGGACGAGGAACGTCACCCGACGACGAGAGGCGGGGGCGGCCTCGCGCGCGCAGACGCGACGGCTGCTGGTAGTAGCGGCCGGCGAGGAGTTCGCTCGCGTCGGGTATGTCGCGGCGACGGTGAGCCGGATCGCCGAGAATGCCGGGGTCACAGTGCAAACGCTCTACCTGGCATGGGGTAGCAAGCACGCACTGCTGCGGGCCTATCTGGAGAGCACCTTGGCCCCCGACGCCTCGCCATCCGGGGAACACTTCGCGGCCCAGCTCCACCCCGATACGCCGGCGGGAGTTGTCACCCAGATTGCCGCGCTGTTCTGCGGTGTCGCGCAACGCTGCGCGGTGGCCTGGCAGGCCTACCGCGACGGTGCCGCAGTGGACGCGGCCATCGCCGAGGACTGGCGGCAGATCCAGGCACTGCGCCGGAACACGCTGTCTACCCTGTTGGCCACGATTCCCGATGGGGCACTGCGGGTTTCGCGAGAGGATGCCATCGACACCGTATGGGCCGTGGCCAGTCCAGCCATGTATGCAGTGCTGATATCGGACGCCGGCTACACCATCGAACGATTCCAAACCTGGATCGCCACCACCCTGCAGGCCGCGATCCTGCACCCCTAG
- a CDS encoding DUF5718 family protein — MIDLDLDDMRGWFGFGVAGNFAGHLEQAGEAVDFVNVRSEGGAPKGIFPWYAPGSGTFLGEFPLSTDAVILPVSDTPLNLQIEPEVGLACEVSWSGDRVVGLRPFALGAFNDCSIRRPGAPKISHKKNWGPASKGVAPRFFEIDDLSPDGPTSSLRLASFLDDGTGTEHAYGQDSPLLGYSYYGTQLLDWIVDRLANQKGSDDTPLEDVGALMVASGHPTRLLVGIGATRYTELGESTYLKPGDQAVVRVYDTVSDDVSELRQTVRAAGS, encoded by the coding sequence ATGATCGATCTCGACCTGGACGACATGCGCGGCTGGTTCGGCTTCGGGGTGGCGGGTAACTTCGCCGGGCACCTCGAACAGGCCGGGGAGGCAGTCGATTTCGTGAACGTCCGATCGGAGGGCGGGGCGCCCAAGGGCATCTTCCCGTGGTACGCGCCGGGTAGTGGCACCTTCCTCGGGGAGTTCCCGCTGTCGACGGACGCGGTGATCCTGCCGGTGAGTGACACCCCGCTGAACCTGCAGATCGAGCCCGAGGTCGGGCTGGCGTGCGAGGTGTCGTGGTCGGGCGACCGGGTGGTGGGGCTGCGGCCGTTCGCACTGGGTGCGTTCAACGACTGCTCGATCCGCCGGCCGGGTGCCCCGAAGATCAGCCACAAGAAGAACTGGGGTCCGGCGTCCAAGGGCGTGGCCCCTCGGTTCTTCGAGATCGACGACTTGAGCCCCGACGGCCCGACGTCGTCGCTGCGGCTGGCCAGCTTCCTGGACGACGGCACCGGTACCGAGCACGCGTACGGCCAGGACAGCCCGCTGCTGGGCTACTCGTACTACGGGACGCAGCTGCTGGACTGGATCGTCGACCGGCTGGCCAACCAGAAGGGTTCGGACGACACGCCTTTGGAAGACGTCGGTGCCCTGATGGTCGCCAGCGGTCACCCGACGCGCCTGCTCGTCGGCATCGGCGCGACGCGCTACACCGAGCTGGGCGAGTCGACCTACCTCAAGCCGGGTGACCAGGCCGTCGTGCGCGTGTACGACACCGTCTCCGACGACGTCTCGGAACTGCGGCAGACGGTGCGCGCCGCGGGAAGCTAG